In Armatimonadota bacterium, the following proteins share a genomic window:
- a CDS encoding helix-turn-helix transcriptional regulator, which translates to MAFRSDLDAVILATLADGPLHGYGIVKRVQKHSEGFLKLGEGQLYPGLHRLEEAGLITAEWNHEEGRASRKTYSLTSTGRSELKAQRRNWLQFAKSMNSLFKLNHDG; encoded by the coding sequence ATGGCATTCCGATCCGATCTAGACGCAGTCATCCTGGCCACGCTGGCCGATGGGCCCTTGCACGGCTACGGGATCGTTAAGCGAGTTCAAAAACACAGCGAGGGCTTCCTCAAGCTGGGCGAGGGGCAGCTCTATCCGGGCTTGCACCGGCTGGAGGAAGCGGGCCTGATCACGGCCGAATGGAACCACGAGGAGGGCAGGGCCTCGAGAAAGACCTATTCACTGACCTCGACGGGGCGCAGTGAGCTCAAGGCCCAGCGCCGCAATTGGCTCCAGTTCGCCAAGAGCATGAATTCCCTGTTCAAGCTCAACCACGATGGTTAA
- a CDS encoding glycosyltransferase family 2 protein, producing the protein MNVPRLAVLVPAYNEQARIVPTLKRLREYLSAQSYTWSVTVVSDGSKDETPNLVAAFCEENPGFSLIASNPNRGKGYVVRRGMLEVEAELLLFSDADLAAPIEEIEKLFPSIEQGADVAIGSRPLKESNLEIRQPLYRELLGRAFNMAVQLLAIRGIKDTQCGFKLFKRDVARDVFSRCKLEGFSFDFEALLIARDLGYKIAEVPIRWRHQEGSKVVLMRDGPRMIRDLIKLRLKGKKARMEISGEGQRAKGEGREGQRDEGTGGREGPGESEVRGPRSEA; encoded by the coding sequence TTGAACGTTCCTCGACTGGCGGTCCTCGTACCCGCCTACAACGAGCAAGCCCGCATCGTGCCCACCCTAAAGCGCCTGCGCGAATACTTGTCCGCGCAGAGCTACACGTGGTCCGTCACCGTGGTCAGCGACGGCAGCAAGGATGAAACGCCCAATCTTGTCGCCGCCTTCTGTGAGGAGAACCCCGGCTTCTCTTTGATTGCGAGCAACCCCAACCGGGGCAAAGGCTATGTGGTGCGGCGGGGCATGCTGGAGGTCGAGGCCGAGCTTCTTCTCTTTTCCGATGCCGACCTGGCCGCCCCCATAGAGGAGATCGAAAAGCTGTTCCCGTCAATCGAGCAGGGGGCCGACGTGGCCATCGGCAGCCGCCCCCTGAAAGAAAGCAATCTGGAAATTCGGCAGCCCCTCTATCGTGAACTTCTCGGGAGGGCGTTCAACATGGCCGTTCAGCTCCTCGCGATCCGGGGGATCAAGGACACTCAATGCGGCTTCAAGCTGTTCAAACGGGACGTGGCCAGGGACGTCTTCTCCCGCTGCAAACTCGAAGGGTTCAGCTTTGATTTCGAGGCGCTGCTCATCGCCAGGGACCTTGGCTACAAGATCGCCGAAGTGCCGATCCGCTGGCGCCACCAAGAGGGCTCCAAAGTCGTGCTGATGCGCGACGGACCGAGAATGATTCGCGACCTGATCAAGCTGCGGCTCAAGGGGAAGAAGGCCCGGATGGAAATCTCGGGCGAAGGGCAAAGGGCGAAGGGCGAAGGGAGAGAGGGACAGAGGGACGAAGGGACGGGGGGAAGAGAAGGGCCTGGAGAGTCCGAGGTCCGAGGTCCGAGGTCCGAGGCGTGA
- the hutH gene encoding histidine ammonia-lyase, translating into MIELSGEPLSLEAIARVARGREEVALSASAIKAMKESRAVVEGIVHTGEPVYGVNTGFGRLANVRIPDEDLGRLQLNLVRSHACGVMEPLSEPETRALMLLRANVLAKGYSGARPDIAQILVDSLNEGVYPVVPSRGSVGASGDLAPLAHLALVLVGEGEAFVNGRRVPGREALFSAGLLPIGLEAKEGLALLNGTQAMMAVGALATLEAIKLAESADLAGAMTLEALRDTPAAFDPRIQGARPHAGQAAAAKHLRELLEDSEIRESHREGDTRVQDAYSLRCMPQVHGAVRDAMAHVRSVLEIESGSGTDNPLVFAETGEVVSGGNFHGAPIAYVMDYAAIAITDLASISERRIERLVNPDLSEGLPSFLTDDAGVQSGFMMAQVTAAALLAECRVLSHPSSIDNVPTSGGKEDHVSMGMTAALKFRKVVDCATRVLAIEFLCAAQGLEYRKPLKPGVGVQDAFEELRRLVSKLEEDRPLGPDIEKIAGWLATRF; encoded by the coding sequence ATGATCGAACTCAGCGGCGAGCCTCTGTCTCTTGAAGCCATCGCGCGCGTGGCCCGTGGCCGCGAGGAGGTTGCGCTTTCAGCCTCCGCCATCAAGGCCATGAAGGAATCCCGTGCCGTGGTCGAGGGAATTGTTCACACCGGTGAACCGGTGTACGGCGTGAACACCGGGTTCGGCAGGCTCGCCAACGTACGCATCCCCGACGAAGACCTCGGCCGCCTTCAACTCAACTTGGTTCGCAGCCACGCCTGCGGAGTGATGGAGCCTCTCAGCGAGCCCGAAACGAGGGCCCTGATGTTGCTGCGCGCCAACGTGCTCGCCAAGGGCTATTCAGGGGCCCGTCCCGACATCGCCCAAATCCTTGTGGACTCCCTCAACGAGGGCGTCTATCCCGTCGTTCCCTCACGGGGGTCGGTCGGCGCCAGCGGTGACCTGGCTCCGCTGGCACATTTGGCGTTGGTGCTGGTGGGTGAAGGCGAGGCGTTCGTCAACGGACGGCGTGTGCCTGGCCGCGAGGCCCTGTTCAGCGCCGGGTTGCTTCCGATCGGGCTGGAGGCCAAAGAGGGCTTGGCGCTGCTGAACGGTACCCAGGCAATGATGGCGGTAGGGGCGTTGGCGACTCTTGAAGCGATCAAGCTCGCAGAAAGCGCCGACCTGGCCGGCGCAATGACCCTCGAAGCCCTTCGCGACACTCCCGCCGCCTTCGATCCGCGCATCCAGGGGGCCCGGCCCCATGCTGGGCAAGCCGCCGCCGCCAAACATCTTCGAGAGTTGCTTGAGGACAGTGAGATTCGCGAGTCGCACCGGGAGGGCGACACTCGGGTGCAGGACGCCTATTCGCTTCGCTGCATGCCGCAGGTTCACGGCGCGGTGCGAGACGCGATGGCCCACGTACGCTCGGTTCTCGAAATTGAATCGGGCTCCGGAACCGACAACCCCTTGGTCTTCGCCGAAACGGGAGAAGTTGTCTCCGGCGGTAACTTCCATGGAGCGCCAATCGCCTACGTGATGGACTATGCCGCTATTGCCATCACCGACTTGGCAAGCATCTCCGAGCGCAGGATCGAGCGTTTAGTGAATCCTGACCTCAGTGAAGGGCTCCCATCCTTCCTGACCGACGACGCCGGAGTCCAGTCGGGCTTCATGATGGCCCAAGTGACTGCGGCGGCCCTTTTGGCCGAGTGCCGGGTGCTCTCTCACCCCAGCAGCATCGACAATGTGCCGACCTCCGGCGGGAAAGAGGACCACGTTTCGATGGGAATGACCGCGGCGCTCAAGTTCAGGAAAGTTGTTGACTGCGCAACCCGGGTGCTGGCGATCGAGTTCCTTTGCGCCGCGCAGGGACTGGAATACCGAAAGCCGCTCAAGCCAGGGGTCGGCGTGCAGGACGCCTTTGAAGAACTCCGTCGTCTAGTCTCCAAACTAGAAGAGGACCGGCCCCTTGGGCCAGATATCGAGAAGATTGCAGGGTGGTTGGCGACAAGGTTCTGA
- a CDS encoding DUF433 domain-containing protein has translation MSGALCFRNTRIPVKTLFDHLETDGLAAFYRGFPDVSPEMVAAVLRTSRSLLETQFNEKAAA, from the coding sequence ATGAGCGGGGCACTGTGTTTTAGGAACACGAGAATTCCGGTCAAGACGCTCTTTGACCACCTCGAAACCGACGGATTGGCGGCATTCTATCGCGGTTTCCCTGACGTTTCGCCCGAGATGGTAGCAGCGGTGTTACGCACTTCTCGTTCGCTTCTCGAAACGCAGTTCAACGAGAAGGCCGCCGCTTGA
- a CDS encoding cellulase family glycosylhydrolase, with protein MIAFALSVLAAPQAAVWYGPATVSFTFPLEGSPYDPALNDLRVRFERPKQIAEERLAYFDAGTIKCVLVSPVKGSYRATLLVNRKPAPVAPQSGNLSRQLPDGYLRVDSKSRRFRFDRGAAYWPIGHNLGWQTPSLPDITEQIAQMAKEGINWTRIWACHWDGKNPFWPQDGHKLPMGTLDPKVLSRWDQIVEACARNGVRFQFVLFHHGQFASTVNPNWPDHPWNAKNGGFLSNAADFFTNPTAKRLAKLWLRYAVARWGHSPSIMAWELFNEVEWVDARYQNRWADIEAWHAEMAEYLRSIDPYRHLVTSSSAMDQPALWVKLDYYQPHTYPPDISSAVAGATLPKDKPLFYGEFGPGDFQGDAERRAIRDGIWAAALSCHAGAAQYWYWDRMQAPGMVAEFRRASHLLTSFNYAERKDLRPLAFKVDAPMGGDLVFGPGVGWGATTKFEFQLPEEATAANLGKLSGFMNSHTGGNKALFPEPLTFRFRAPAAGALKIRLGTLAKAGASLRVSANGAVVTERKWDGGNADRLLNETLEAKFPAGDVVLKIESLGPDWVVVQSFSIAGIAPLASGMACGDKNGALIRLRLAGGAALPLEVGLGGLGLPDGIYRSNELDLAQGSGQIGTVQIKGGWVVGRVKLTSPDSVLSLTRRP; from the coding sequence ATGATCGCTTTTGCACTTTCTGTGCTCGCGGCACCCCAGGCCGCCGTCTGGTACGGCCCAGCCACCGTTTCCTTCACATTTCCGCTTGAAGGAAGCCCATATGATCCGGCCCTGAACGACCTGCGCGTTCGTTTCGAGCGCCCCAAACAAATCGCCGAAGAGCGCCTGGCCTATTTCGACGCAGGCACGATCAAATGCGTCTTGGTTTCGCCCGTCAAGGGCTCCTATCGCGCGACCCTGCTCGTGAATCGAAAGCCTGCGCCCGTCGCACCCCAGTCCGGGAATCTGTCGAGGCAACTCCCGGATGGGTACCTTCGCGTGGACTCCAAGTCTCGCCGATTTCGGTTCGACCGAGGCGCAGCCTACTGGCCCATCGGACACAACCTCGGCTGGCAAACCCCCAGCCTCCCCGACATAACCGAGCAGATCGCCCAGATGGCCAAGGAGGGTATCAACTGGACCCGCATCTGGGCCTGCCATTGGGACGGAAAGAACCCGTTTTGGCCCCAAGACGGCCACAAACTGCCGATGGGAACCCTCGACCCGAAGGTGCTATCGCGTTGGGACCAGATTGTCGAGGCCTGCGCCAGGAACGGTGTGCGGTTCCAGTTTGTGCTGTTCCACCATGGCCAGTTCGCTTCGACCGTGAACCCCAATTGGCCCGATCACCCCTGGAATGCCAAGAACGGCGGCTTCCTCTCGAACGCGGCCGACTTCTTCACTAACCCCACCGCCAAACGCCTCGCCAAGCTCTGGCTCAGGTACGCGGTGGCACGATGGGGGCACTCCCCCTCGATCATGGCTTGGGAGCTCTTCAACGAGGTGGAGTGGGTGGACGCTCGCTACCAAAATCGTTGGGCCGATATCGAGGCTTGGCACGCCGAGATGGCGGAGTACCTGCGCTCGATCGATCCATACCGCCACCTCGTCACTTCCAGTTCGGCGATGGACCAACCTGCGCTTTGGGTCAAGCTGGACTATTATCAGCCCCACACCTATCCGCCCGACATCTCAAGCGCCGTGGCGGGCGCCACGTTGCCCAAGGACAAACCGCTCTTCTATGGCGAATTCGGTCCTGGCGACTTCCAGGGCGACGCCGAAAGGCGCGCGATTCGGGATGGCATCTGGGCCGCGGCGCTCTCGTGCCACGCGGGTGCGGCGCAGTATTGGTATTGGGACCGCATGCAGGCGCCGGGCATGGTTGCCGAATTTCGCCGGGCTAGCCACCTACTCACATCCTTCAACTATGCCGAGAGGAAGGACTTGCGGCCCCTTGCTTTCAAAGTGGACGCTCCGATGGGCGGCGACCTGGTGTTCGGACCCGGCGTGGGTTGGGGGGCCACCACCAAGTTCGAATTTCAGCTACCAGAAGAGGCCACCGCAGCGAACCTCGGCAAGCTTTCGGGGTTCATGAACTCCCACACAGGAGGCAACAAGGCGCTCTTCCCCGAGCCGCTGACCTTCCGCTTCCGGGCGCCGGCAGCGGGGGCTCTGAAGATCCGTTTGGGAACGCTCGCCAAGGCCGGAGCCTCGCTTCGCGTGTCCGCCAACGGGGCGGTGGTGACGGAGCGGAAATGGGACGGCGGAAACGCTGACCGCCTCCTGAACGAGACGCTGGAAGCCAAGTTCCCAGCCGGCGACGTCGTGCTCAAGATCGAGAGCCTGGGGCCGGATTGGGTCGTGGTTCAGAGCTTTTCGATCGCCGGCATCGCGCCTCTGGCCTCAGGGATGGCCTGTGGCGACAAGAACGGCGCGCTGATCAGGCTGCGATTGGCCGGCGGAGCAGCCCTTCCGTTGGAGGTGGGGCTCGGCGGGCTCGGGCTCCCCGACGGCATCTATCGGTCAAATGAGTTGGACTTGGCTCAAGGATCGGGTCAGATCGGGACCGTTCAGATCAAAGGTGGCTGGGTCGTCGGCAGAGTCAAGCTCACGTCGCCCGATTCCGTGTTATCCCTTACGCGCCGCCCCTGA
- a CDS encoding YbaB/EbfC family nucleoid-associated protein has protein sequence MKLPKQFGGVGMGGLMQRAQEAMAKAQRLEEDLANERIEIDKGPVKATFSGTGELVKISLDKSVVDPEDIEVLEDLIVSTVRDGFTQATTMRNERVQEIMPNVPHIPGM, from the coding sequence ATGAAACTTCCAAAGCAGTTCGGCGGAGTCGGCATGGGCGGCCTGATGCAGCGCGCTCAAGAGGCGATGGCGAAGGCCCAAAGGCTGGAAGAGGACCTGGCCAACGAACGGATCGAAATCGACAAGGGTCCAGTTAAGGCCACTTTCTCTGGCACTGGGGAGCTCGTGAAAATCAGTTTGGACAAGAGCGTGGTCGATCCTGAAGATATCGAGGTTCTTGAGGACTTGATCGTCAGCACCGTTCGGGACGGGTTCACCCAGGCGACCACCATGCGAAACGAGCGCGTTCAGGAGATCATGCCGAACGTGCCGCATATCCCCGGAATGTAG
- the recR gene encoding recombination protein RecR, with protein MLYARPLADLIAELERLPGIGPKSAQRLAYHLLRQTQADVERLSQALVAAKHSLRLCERCQNFSVEPVCDLCRDSRRQAQQICVVSDPKDITAIERMNEYHGQYHVLHGALSPIDGIGPEQLRVRELIARVETGVEEVILATNPTIEGDATALYLAKLLKPCGVRVTRLAHGMPIGGELDYADSATLHSAFEFRREM; from the coding sequence ATGCTCTACGCTCGGCCCCTTGCGGACCTCATTGCCGAGCTCGAACGGCTGCCGGGAATCGGACCCAAGTCGGCCCAACGGCTCGCCTATCATCTCCTAAGGCAGACTCAGGCCGATGTGGAACGCCTGAGCCAAGCCTTGGTTGCTGCCAAGCATTCTCTGCGTCTTTGCGAGCGCTGCCAGAACTTCAGCGTCGAGCCGGTTTGCGATCTCTGCCGCGACTCACGCCGCCAAGCCCAGCAGATCTGCGTGGTCTCCGACCCCAAAGACATCACGGCGATCGAGCGCATGAACGAGTATCACGGCCAGTACCACGTGCTGCATGGGGCGCTCTCTCCCATCGACGGGATCGGCCCAGAGCAACTGCGCGTGCGCGAGCTGATCGCTAGGGTGGAGACAGGGGTTGAGGAGGTGATTCTGGCGACCAACCCGACCATCGAAGGCGATGCCACCGCCCTGTATCTGGCCAAGCTCTTGAAGCCGTGCGGAGTTCGAGTGACCCGTCTGGCCCACGGCATGCCCATTGGCGGGGAACTGGACTACGCCGATTCGGCAACCCTGCACAGCGCATTCGAGTTTCGTCGCGAGATGTAG
- a CDS encoding MFS transporter, with the protein MSAPEFHGPGTLNGDPPEKKPWATPREGTPPTASNEYFMPVDAPVKWWKGLSRYQVLVLAVAWLGWVFDIADTALFNFAKTPMITEMLGGKAAYDLNDTGTRIEGQIQTLFFLGWAIGGLVFGVMADRWGRAKTMTLTILLYCGFTGLTALCQTPEHVAAVRFLTAMGIGGEWAAGAALVSEVFPDRARAAAAALLQTAAAFGPVLAALANQALAGESWRWLFLAGIAPAAITVVIRAGVKEPERWVRTQEGKGKGLFEPLKDLFAAPKWRKNALLAMVIGLVGIAGANNFAFWLPNLVQQASQGLDAAVIAVHKSQVTYTQHTGTLLGVLFFPWLCERIGRRGAYWGFFAACPLVLWLALGSAITFESLLWFAPLLSFFTIGLSAGYGLWLPEMFPTRFRATGCSLAYNTARIGQAPFPWITAALIGTSEGNVARGLMLASAVYVVGLIVVPFAPETKGRPLPED; encoded by the coding sequence TTGAGCGCACCTGAGTTCCACGGGCCTGGGACCCTCAACGGCGATCCCCCAGAGAAGAAGCCTTGGGCGACTCCAAGGGAAGGAACCCCACCGACAGCCTCGAATGAGTACTTCATGCCCGTGGACGCCCCGGTGAAATGGTGGAAGGGACTGAGCCGCTACCAGGTCCTTGTCCTCGCCGTCGCCTGGCTCGGGTGGGTCTTCGACATCGCCGATACGGCCCTTTTCAACTTCGCCAAGACCCCAATGATCACCGAGATGCTGGGCGGCAAGGCCGCCTACGACCTGAACGACACCGGGACGCGCATCGAGGGCCAGATCCAGACGCTGTTCTTCCTCGGGTGGGCGATCGGGGGCCTGGTGTTTGGGGTGATGGCCGACCGCTGGGGCCGCGCCAAAACGATGACCCTGACGATCCTGCTGTACTGCGGGTTCACGGGACTAACGGCGCTCTGCCAGACCCCTGAGCACGTCGCGGCAGTCCGGTTCCTCACCGCCATGGGAATCGGAGGCGAGTGGGCCGCGGGGGCCGCACTCGTCTCCGAGGTGTTCCCGGACCGGGCCCGCGCTGCAGCGGCGGCGCTCCTTCAGACGGCGGCTGCTTTCGGGCCAGTGCTGGCGGCGCTTGCCAACCAGGCGCTGGCCGGCGAAAGCTGGCGTTGGCTTTTTCTCGCGGGGATCGCTCCGGCTGCTATCACCGTCGTCATTCGAGCAGGGGTCAAGGAGCCTGAACGATGGGTGCGCACCCAAGAAGGCAAGGGCAAGGGCTTGTTTGAGCCCCTGAAAGACCTGTTTGCCGCACCAAAATGGCGAAAGAACGCCCTCCTGGCGATGGTTATCGGCCTCGTAGGCATCGCGGGGGCAAACAACTTCGCTTTCTGGCTCCCCAACCTGGTACAGCAGGCCTCCCAGGGGCTGGATGCCGCCGTGATCGCGGTCCACAAGAGCCAGGTCACCTACACGCAGCACACCGGGACCCTGCTCGGTGTGTTGTTCTTCCCCTGGCTCTGCGAGCGGATAGGAAGGCGAGGGGCCTATTGGGGCTTTTTTGCGGCGTGCCCGCTCGTGCTTTGGCTGGCGCTGGGTTCGGCCATCACGTTCGAATCCCTCCTTTGGTTCGCGCCGCTTCTTTCTTTTTTCACAATTGGGCTCTCGGCAGGCTACGGTCTGTGGCTGCCAGAGATGTTCCCCACGCGGTTTAGGGCAACTGGATGCAGCTTGGCCTACAACACGGCGCGCATCGGCCAAGCGCCGTTCCCTTGGATCACAGCTGCGCTCATCGGGACCTCGGAAGGCAACGTTGCTCGCGGCCTGATGCTCGCCTCAGCTGTTTATGTCGTGGGTTTGATCGTGGTTCCCTTCGCGCCAGAAACCAAGGGCCGCCCTTTGCCGGAGGACTAG
- the dnaX gene encoding DNA polymerase III subunit gamma/tau: protein MAHVSLYRKYRSQSFGDLVGQNHVVRSLQSALKSGKISHAYLFTGPRGTGKTSTARLLAKALCCEKGPAAEPCNECSICVGITDGSCMDVQEMDAASESGVEQVRDSIVQVAEYVPTQARYKVFIIDEVHDLSAKAFDALLKTVEEPPDHLIFVLATTEYHRVPPTIRSRCQKFEFHRGSIQDIVSRLDHVAKAEGIEIEPAALSAIGRMADGGYRDALNLLEQASLTAEGAVTLAHVYDQLGLIDEEAVDKLLLAIRAADYPAIVELVAEFGRLGRDPRAVLESSLYRLADLTRASLDISGSNAGDGAREAAMFETAAHLGKEAILQLRGDLSQAHIDIRDVTLPRIWLESELLRLATKLNAPLHATRSAVAEHKPAPQAPQKHEPEPKPVAAAKPPKPEPAKNGSPVAAVEVEVQEPAPAEVSPDIEEAPSGDPALDAARVAWKQVVSAISANPKARAMAHKLRSTRVVRIDGERVIVEFERQVDMQSIVDGPNGPPRVAKIKELLGKELGENREIQFVAGQKGPKSIEEPTVELPAEGQKLVDIAREVFPSG, encoded by the coding sequence GTGGCACACGTTTCTCTCTACCGCAAATACCGAAGCCAGAGCTTCGGCGATCTGGTGGGGCAAAACCACGTGGTCCGCTCGCTGCAGAGCGCGCTCAAGTCGGGAAAGATCTCGCACGCTTACCTGTTTACCGGCCCGCGCGGGACCGGCAAGACCAGCACGGCCCGACTGCTCGCCAAGGCCCTCTGCTGCGAAAAAGGACCTGCCGCCGAACCCTGTAACGAGTGCTCCATCTGCGTCGGGATCACCGACGGTTCGTGCATGGATGTGCAGGAAATGGACGCGGCGAGCGAATCGGGCGTCGAGCAGGTTCGAGACTCCATCGTCCAGGTTGCCGAGTACGTGCCGACCCAAGCGCGCTACAAGGTGTTCATCATCGACGAGGTCCATGACCTGAGCGCCAAGGCGTTCGACGCCCTGCTCAAGACAGTCGAGGAGCCGCCGGACCACCTGATCTTCGTTTTGGCCACCACGGAATATCACAGAGTGCCGCCGACCATTCGCTCACGATGCCAGAAGTTTGAATTCCATCGCGGCAGCATCCAGGACATCGTTTCGCGCCTAGACCACGTGGCCAAGGCAGAAGGAATCGAAATCGAGCCTGCCGCGCTCAGCGCGATCGGCCGCATGGCGGATGGCGGGTATCGCGACGCTCTGAACTTGCTGGAGCAGGCCTCGCTGACGGCTGAGGGCGCGGTCACTTTGGCCCACGTCTACGACCAGTTGGGCCTCATCGACGAGGAAGCTGTAGATAAGCTCCTACTGGCCATCCGTGCGGCCGACTATCCCGCGATCGTGGAACTCGTCGCTGAGTTCGGCAGGCTTGGCAGGGATCCGCGTGCGGTTCTGGAGTCATCGCTCTATCGCCTCGCCGACCTCACCCGTGCCTCTCTGGACATCTCCGGTTCAAACGCCGGCGACGGGGCGCGCGAAGCGGCCATGTTCGAGACTGCAGCCCACCTGGGCAAGGAAGCGATTCTGCAACTCAGAGGGGATTTGAGCCAGGCGCATATCGACATTCGCGATGTGACCCTGCCGCGAATCTGGCTGGAATCCGAACTCCTCAGGCTGGCGACGAAGCTGAACGCGCCGCTGCACGCGACTCGTTCAGCGGTTGCCGAGCACAAACCGGCGCCCCAGGCACCTCAAAAGCACGAGCCAGAGCCAAAGCCCGTGGCCGCAGCCAAGCCTCCTAAACCGGAGCCTGCAAAAAACGGCTCGCCTGTCGCGGCCGTAGAGGTCGAAGTACAGGAACCAGCTCCGGCAGAGGTCTCACCAGACATCGAGGAGGCTCCTTCCGGCGATCCTGCGCTCGATGCGGCGCGTGTCGCCTGGAAGCAAGTGGTGTCCGCTATCTCCGCCAATCCAAAGGCAAGGGCCATGGCGCACAAGCTCCGGAGCACACGCGTTGTTCGAATCGACGGGGAAAGAGTGATCGTCGAATTTGAGCGGCAAGTGGACATGCAGAGCATCGTCGACGGACCGAACGGTCCACCCCGGGTGGCCAAGATCAAGGAGCTGCTCGGCAAGGAGCTGGGTGAAAACCGAGAGATTCAGTTCGTCGCCGGGCAGAAGGGCCCCAAGTCCATCGAGGAACCTACGGTAGAATTGCCCGCTGAAGGACAGAAGCTCGTAGACATCGCTCGCGAGGTCTTTCCTAGCGGCTAA
- the msrA gene encoding peptide-methionine (S)-S-oxide reductase MsrA, protein MSTEPQEKRIDPPGSKSLYVAGGCFWCIETLFDQLKGVYFSESGYAGGAKAGVTYEEVCLGRTGHAETVRVVYDPKKVDAADLLRIFFTVHDPTTLNAQGPDHGTQYRSAIFTTSDADRDLAIQVRDEVAKAKIWRNKIVTEISPLKNWTVAEEYHQNYFENFEKAPLSVQMRMNAGYCKAIIEPKVLKFREKFRDKLKRGE, encoded by the coding sequence ATGTCCACCGAACCTCAAGAAAAGCGCATCGACCCGCCCGGCTCAAAGTCCCTTTATGTGGCCGGCGGCTGCTTCTGGTGCATCGAGACCCTCTTCGACCAGCTCAAAGGGGTCTATTTCTCGGAGAGCGGTTACGCTGGCGGTGCCAAGGCCGGGGTGACCTACGAGGAAGTCTGCTTGGGAAGAACGGGCCATGCTGAGACGGTTCGCGTCGTCTACGACCCAAAGAAGGTCGACGCGGCCGACCTTCTGCGCATCTTCTTCACGGTTCACGACCCCACGACGCTCAATGCGCAGGGGCCCGATCATGGCACCCAATACCGCTCCGCCATCTTCACGACGAGCGACGCCGATCGAGACCTTGCGATCCAGGTGCGCGATGAGGTGGCCAAGGCCAAGATTTGGCGCAACAAGATCGTGACCGAGATCAGTCCGCTGAAGAACTGGACGGTCGCCGAGGAATACCATCAGAACTACTTCGAGAACTTCGAGAAGGCGCCGCTCAGCGTGCAGATGCGCATGAACGCGGGCTACTGCAAGGCGATCATCGAGCCCAAGGTGCTCAAGTTTAGGGAGAAGTTTCGCGACAAGCTGAAGCGGGGGGAGTGA